One Heyndrickxia oleronia genomic window, ATGTATTTTTCTCTATTAGTGGAAGGGTAAAGTCCAATTTTTTTCTTTCGAAATGCTCTTTTGTCCATCTGTTTAGATTCTGCTGAAAAATTTTTGAAGACAAAATTGAAATAACAATGTTTAAAATAGAGTATGGGATTGGGATGGTAAACCGCACGTCTTTTGCTTTTACTTTTACATGCATCATAAGCAATCACTAATCAATGATAACCGAAACGGTATCTCCGTTTGCCGATTGAATATCAACAATTTGTCCATCTAATTCGTTTTCGATTGCTTCAATAATAAGGTCTATGTCTATATCTTTCACATATTTTTCCGCTTGTGGAATACTCGCAGCAATACTATGTCCTGCCATTAATACTACCTTGACAAGTTTGATAGGTAAGTTGACAGTGACATTATCATTTTCGGTTGATACTACACGAATTTTCAATGTTTTATCTAAATATTTACTTGGTTTATCAAAAGGCTTATTACCTGTTTCTTCTTTCTCTTTTAATATTTGAATCAGTTCTGATCCCTTATCTGCATCAATCTTACCCTCTTGAACCATTGTTAACACTCTTGTAATTTCCTCTTTCATGATAAATTCCTCCCTATTCCTCTTTTAAGAGCTTAATGGCTTCTTCTGGTGTGATCTCGCCATTTTCCAACATAGTGACAACTTTTTTCTCGTCTACTACATTTTTCTTCTTCTGCACATATCCAAGGGATGAAATGATATCTGTTAGCTTACCTCGAACCGTTGGGTATGAAATCCCCAGTTCCTTTTCAACTTCTTTGATATTCCCTCTGCAAGTTAAAAATACTTCCACAAAATGAAGCTGATCCTTAGATAAGGATGCCAGCTTTGATAATTCAAACTCATTTTCAATCGTAGTATGACAATGAGAGCACTCCAACTTTGTAATTTTCAATGTTTTACTGCAGACAGGACAATTTGTGATTACTTTATAAGCCATAATAAAATCCCTTCCTATTAGTTGATTCAATTATACAACATAAAATTAAAAATAAAAATAATAATAT contains:
- a CDS encoding DUF2089 domain-containing protein, whose protein sequence is MAYKVITNCPVCSKTLKITKLECSHCHTTIENEFELSKLASLSKDQLHFVEVFLTCRGNIKEVEKELGISYPTVRGKLTDIISSLGYVQKKKNVVDEKKVVTMLENGEITPEEAIKLLKEE
- a CDS encoding SHOCT-like domain-containing protein gives rise to the protein MKEEITRVLTMVQEGKIDADKGSELIQILKEKEETGNKPFDKPSKYLDKTLKIRVVSTENDNVTVNLPIKLVKVVLMAGHSIAASIPQAEKYVKDIDIDLIIEAIENELDGQIVDIQSANGDTVSVIID